A portion of the Bacillus sp. es.034 genome contains these proteins:
- a CDS encoding DUF2663 family protein: MERGGKEFGEWTDQATEQMLYNLIEKKQKFDRAKALHLYTLWGAMFASFFFLYYLTKFVLGPYSYSFAAMFSIFVSDSIHLFMALFLVVLFGAAKILYEKKEKKEKEFHALRCEIIDRSKDLWKEEAWKKRHHVYDKMKKDWDINLFHGSK, encoded by the coding sequence ATGGAACGGGGAGGAAAGGAATTTGGGGAGTGGACTGATCAGGCAACGGAGCAAATGCTCTATAACCTGATTGAAAAAAAACAAAAATTTGATCGTGCGAAGGCACTTCACCTTTATACATTATGGGGGGCGATGTTTGCATCCTTCTTTTTTCTATATTATTTGACGAAGTTCGTGTTAGGCCCTTATTCATACTCGTTTGCTGCGATGTTCTCGATCTTTGTATCAGATTCCATTCATTTATTCATGGCCCTTTTTCTGGTTGTGCTATTCGGGGCTGCCAAAATTTTATATGAAAAGAAGGAAAAGAAAGAAAAAGAATTTCATGCATTAAGATGTGAAATCATCGATCGCAGTAAAGATTTATGGAAAGAAGAAGCGTGGAAAAAGAGGCATCATGTATACGATAAAATGAAAAAAGACTGGGATATCAATCTGTTCCATGGCAGTAAATGA
- a CDS encoding spore coat protein CotJB has protein sequence MKQLPAHYYEVLEELQAVDFVIVDLTLYLDTHPDDHEAISQYNMYVKTRKQIKKKFEKEFGPLTHFGYSYSNYPWDWKEAPWPWQV, from the coding sequence ATGAAGCAGCTTCCCGCCCATTATTATGAAGTGTTGGAAGAATTACAGGCGGTCGACTTCGTCATAGTCGATCTTACTCTGTACCTGGATACCCACCCGGACGATCATGAGGCCATTTCACAGTACAATATGTATGTAAAAACCAGAAAACAAATTAAGAAGAAATTTGAAAAGGAGTTCGGTCCACTGACCCATTTTGGATACAGCTATTCCAATTACCCGTGGGATTGGAAGGAAGCACCCTGGCCATGGCAAGTTTGA
- a CDS encoding spore coat associated protein CotJA, with protein MHEFYKAYYPYISPYDPCKPITRKVYSTPPNLYLGFQPSNLEQYTPKEALRKGTLWKVFYDPYYSPYEKAKGE; from the coding sequence ATGCATGAATTCTATAAAGCATATTACCCGTATATAAGTCCCTATGATCCGTGTAAGCCGATTACACGGAAGGTCTATTCGACTCCCCCAAACCTGTATCTTGGGTTTCAGCCTTCAAATTTAGAACAATATACACCTAAAGAAGCATTGCGGAAGGGGACATTGTGGAAAGTATTTTATGATCCCTACTATAGTCCCTACGAAAAAGCGAAGGGAGAATGA
- a CDS encoding CBS domain-containing protein — MFVKNAMIPKHKCYVVDVNDSVEKTLTVLEHHKIDGVPVLSNEEFKGVATRYNIYQSFFLSGMDKETFLKEKKVSDIITDSDKYITEKDVFENALIELKDSPILPVVAENNKFLGLVTRFDVLDQFRSAFGMDQKGVRIAFSSVETEGRIARLGDIIQQYSESVISLVTFDESDKLLRRIVLKVEKKDNMDKFLHKLEKSGFRILDIHEDE, encoded by the coding sequence ATGTTTGTTAAAAATGCCATGATACCGAAACACAAATGCTACGTGGTGGATGTAAACGATTCAGTTGAAAAGACGCTGACGGTGCTCGAACACCATAAAATCGACGGGGTACCTGTCCTTTCGAATGAAGAGTTTAAAGGCGTAGCGACCCGTTACAATATCTATCAAAGCTTCTTCCTTTCCGGAATGGATAAGGAAACATTCCTCAAAGAGAAAAAGGTCAGTGATATCATCACGGATTCGGACAAATATATAACCGAAAAGGATGTATTTGAAAATGCACTGATCGAATTAAAGGATTCGCCGATCCTCCCGGTGGTGGCCGAAAATAATAAGTTCCTTGGGCTCGTTACACGCTTTGACGTCCTGGATCAATTCAGAAGTGCATTCGGCATGGACCAGAAAGGGGTCCGCATCGCTTTTTCTTCTGTAGAAACGGAAGGACGGATCGCAAGGCTCGGTGACATCATCCAACAATATTCAGAATCGGTGATATCCTTAGTAACATTTGATGAGTCGGATAAATTATTACGTCGTATTGTCCTGAAGGTGGAAAAGAAGGACAATATGGATAAATTCCTTCATAAGTTAGAGAAATCAGGATTCCGTATTCTCGATATACATGAAGATGAATAA